A single Vicia villosa cultivar HV-30 ecotype Madison, WI unplaced genomic scaffold, Vvil1.0 ctg.002927F_1_1, whole genome shotgun sequence DNA region contains:
- the LOC131640063 gene encoding large ribosomal subunit protein uL15x-like, which yields MTTRFKKNRKKRGHVSAGHGRIGKHRKHPGGRGNAGGMHHHRILFDKYHPGYFGKVGMRYFHKLRNKFYSPIVNIDRLASLIPQEVKDKAIKEKKAPVIDVTQHGYFKLLGKGVLPQNQPFVVKTKLISKIAEKKIKEAGGAVVLTA from the coding sequence ATGACGACCAGGTTCAAGAAGAACAGGAAGAAGAGAGGCCACGTCAGTGCCGGTCACGGTCGTATCGGAAAGCACCGAAAACATCCCGGAGGTCGTGGTAACGCTGGAGGCATGCACCACCACCGGATCCTGTTCGACAAGTACCATCCAGGTTACTTTGGTAAGGTCGGTATGCGTTACTTTCACAAGCTTCGTAACAAATTCTATTCCCCCATTGTGAACATCGACAGGCTCGCTTCTttgattcctcaagaggttaaggATAAGGCGATTAAGGAGAAGAAAGCACCTGTTATTGATGTTACTCAGCATGGGTACTTTAAGCTTTTGGGGAAAGGTGTTTTGCCTCAGAATCAGCCTTTTGTGGTGAAGACTAAACTCATTTCGAAGATTGCTGAGAAGAAGATTAAGGAGGCTGGTGGAGCCGTTGTTCTTACtgcttag